One genomic window of Pseudomonas sp. LFM046 includes the following:
- a CDS encoding CsiV family protein: MRAIRNFALLLALLAPAAFADGLYSVEMIIFRQSGDPIPASQPAPDDWAAGSQSIAGSERGTALDGEAAKLNPNAGYEVLLHKAWSQNLSATPNKVSVTSGNQQLGHYPVEGTLALTLDRSVDAQADFWINQFDGSGLISSSERLRQGTRLKNGELTYLDHGNLGILIRISPL, translated from the coding sequence ATGCGTGCCATCCGTAACTTCGCCCTGCTGCTCGCCCTGCTGGCCCCGGCAGCCTTCGCCGACGGCCTCTATTCGGTGGAGATGATCATCTTCCGCCAGTCCGGCGATCCCATCCCGGCCAGCCAGCCGGCCCCGGACGACTGGGCTGCGGGCAGCCAGTCCATCGCCGGCAGCGAGCGTGGCACTGCGCTTGATGGCGAAGCGGCCAAACTCAACCCCAACGCCGGCTATGAGGTGCTGCTGCACAAGGCCTGGTCCCAGAACCTCTCCGCTACCCCGAACAAGGTCTCGGTCACATCCGGCAACCAGCAGCTTGGCCACTATCCGGTGGAAGGCACCCTGGCACTCACCCTCGACCGCAGCGTCGACGCCCAGGCCGACTTCTGGATCAACCAGTTCGACGGCAGCGGCCTGATCAGCAGCAGCGAACGCCTGCGCCAGGGCACTCGCCTGAAGAACGGCGAGCTCACCTACCTCGACCACGGCAACCTCGGCATCCTGATCCGCATCAGCCCGCTCTAA
- a CDS encoding amino acid permease — translation MEGHHLHQGPLKRGLKNRHIQLIALGGAIGTGLFLGSAGVLKSAGPSMILGYAIAGFFAFLIMRQLGEMIVEEPVAGSFSHFAHKYWGGYAGFLSGWNYWVLYVLVGMAELTAVGKYIQFWWPDVPTWASAAVFFVVINLINLANVKAFGEAEFWFALIKVVAIIGMIVLGIYLLVSGTGGPQAAVDNLWSHGGFFPNGLEGLVMVLAIIMFSFGGLELVGITAAEASEPKKVIPKAINQVIYRILIFYIGALSVLLMLYPWDKLLETLNAAGDPYSGSPFVQIFSLIGSDVAAHILNFVVLTAALSVYNSGVYANSRMLYGLAEQGDAPKALMKVDDRGVPVLAIGLSALVTFLCVVVNYLAPQKALELLMALVVAALVINWAMISLSHLKFRKSMDAQGIQPFFKALWYPLGNYLCLAFVALILGVMLMIPGINVSVYAIPFWLALIAVFYFLRKRGVGRVTAR, via the coding sequence ATGGAAGGACATCACCTTCACCAAGGGCCGCTCAAAAGGGGCCTGAAAAACCGCCACATCCAGCTTATCGCGCTGGGCGGCGCCATCGGTACCGGCCTGTTCCTGGGCTCGGCCGGGGTGCTCAAGTCGGCGGGACCGTCGATGATTCTCGGCTACGCCATTGCCGGCTTCTTTGCATTCCTGATCATGCGTCAGCTGGGCGAGATGATCGTCGAAGAACCGGTGGCCGGCTCTTTCAGCCATTTCGCGCACAAGTACTGGGGTGGCTACGCCGGCTTCCTCTCCGGCTGGAACTACTGGGTGCTCTATGTGCTGGTGGGTATGGCCGAGCTGACGGCGGTGGGCAAGTACATCCAGTTCTGGTGGCCGGATGTGCCGACCTGGGCCTCGGCAGCGGTCTTCTTCGTGGTGATCAACCTGATCAACCTGGCCAATGTGAAGGCCTTCGGTGAGGCGGAGTTCTGGTTCGCCCTGATCAAAGTGGTGGCCATCATCGGCATGATCGTCCTCGGCATCTACCTGTTGGTCAGCGGTACCGGCGGTCCCCAGGCCGCAGTGGACAACCTCTGGAGCCATGGTGGCTTCTTCCCCAACGGGCTCGAAGGCCTGGTGATGGTCCTGGCCATCATCATGTTCTCGTTCGGTGGTCTGGAGCTGGTGGGCATCACCGCCGCCGAGGCCAGCGAGCCGAAGAAGGTGATCCCCAAGGCCATCAACCAGGTGATCTACCGCATCCTGATCTTCTACATCGGCGCCCTCAGTGTGCTGCTGATGCTCTACCCGTGGGACAAGCTGCTGGAGACCCTGAACGCCGCCGGCGATCCCTACAGCGGCAGCCCCTTCGTGCAGATCTTCTCGCTGATCGGCAGCGACGTGGCCGCACACATTCTGAACTTCGTGGTGCTGACTGCAGCGCTCTCGGTCTACAACAGCGGCGTCTACGCCAACAGCCGGATGCTCTACGGCCTGGCCGAACAGGGCGATGCGCCCAAGGCGCTGATGAAGGTGGACGATCGCGGCGTGCCGGTGCTGGCTATCGGTCTCTCGGCCTTGGTCACGTTCCTCTGCGTGGTGGTCAACTATCTGGCGCCGCAGAAGGCGCTTGAGCTGCTGATGGCCCTGGTGGTGGCGGCCCTGGTGATCAACTGGGCGATGATCAGCCTGTCCCACCTGAAGTTCCGCAAGAGCATGGACGCCCAGGGTATCCAGCCGTTCTTCAAGGCGCTCTGGTATCCCCTCGGCAACTACCTGTGCCTGGCGTTCGTGGCGCTGATTCTCGGTGTCATGCTGATGATTCCGGGCATCAACGTGTCGGTCTACGCGATTCCGTTCTGGCTGGCGCTGATTGCCGTCTTCTATTTCCTGCGTAAACGCGGTGTCGGACGGGTGACTGCCCGATAA
- a CDS encoding glycerophosphodiester phosphodiesterase: MTLIYGHRGAKGECPENTLASFRQCLSHDVKRCELDLHLSRDGELMVIHDSTLKRTTGRRGKVAEHDAEELVSYDARLGGPGWHQPCPIPRLATLFEHCNFEHWQLEVKSASRVRAARTVLAIQELVERHGLVDKVTVTSSSREVLRALNRLAPKLSRGLVAEYAWLDPLKVAKHHGCNLLALNWTLCTPERLIRAQKEGLHVSVWTVNEPALMRRLADFGVDSIITDFPGLASTTLGLR; encoded by the coding sequence GTGACCCTGATCTACGGCCATCGAGGCGCCAAGGGCGAATGCCCGGAAAACACCCTGGCCAGCTTCCGCCAATGCCTGTCACATGACGTGAAGCGTTGCGAGCTGGACCTGCACCTGTCCCGCGACGGTGAGCTGATGGTGATCCACGACTCCACGCTTAAGCGCACCACTGGCCGGCGCGGCAAGGTGGCGGAGCACGATGCGGAAGAATTGGTGAGCTATGACGCCCGCCTGGGCGGCCCGGGCTGGCACCAGCCCTGCCCCATTCCGCGCCTGGCCACCCTGTTCGAGCACTGCAATTTCGAACACTGGCAACTGGAAGTGAAGAGCGCCTCGCGGGTACGGGCTGCGCGCACCGTGCTGGCCATCCAGGAACTGGTCGAGCGTCACGGACTGGTGGACAAGGTGACCGTCACCTCAAGCTCGCGGGAAGTGCTACGGGCGCTGAACCGGCTGGCACCGAAGCTCTCCCGCGGCCTGGTCGCGGAATACGCGTGGCTCGACCCGCTGAAGGTGGCCAAGCACCACGGCTGCAACCTGCTGGCGCTGAACTGGACCCTGTGCACGCCTGAGCGCCTGATTCGGGCGCAGAAGGAAGGCCTGCACGTTTCGGTGTGGACGGTGAACGAACCTGCCCTGATGCGCCGGCTCGCGGACTTCGGCGTGGACAGCATCATCACCGACTTCCCCGGCCTGGCCAGCACGACCCTCGGTCTTCGCTGA
- a CDS encoding PilZ domain-containing protein, protein MSTRDADDRREYYRIEDTIALEFRPLKQGETADESGADSASQLFSLLSELHLMDFESQHLLRHIHERDRTLASYLKVINKRIDLLGQALAQSLLRDIGPARQVILSEGGIGFSSPHPIELGTHLAIKMVLMPQALGLLLRAVVIHTQLREDGQFDIGTEFEALTDAQRQLLARHILQKQAQQRRLARERSSPAS, encoded by the coding sequence ATGTCGACACGAGACGCGGATGACCGCCGCGAATACTACCGCATCGAAGATACGATCGCACTGGAATTTCGCCCGCTGAAACAGGGCGAAACAGCTGATGAAAGCGGCGCGGACAGCGCTTCCCAGCTGTTCAGCCTGCTCAGCGAACTGCACCTGATGGACTTCGAATCCCAGCATCTGCTGCGGCATATCCATGAGCGCGATCGGACCCTGGCCAGCTATCTCAAAGTCATCAACAAGCGCATCGACCTGCTGGGCCAGGCCCTCGCCCAGAGCCTGCTGCGGGACATCGGTCCGGCACGCCAGGTCATCTTGTCCGAAGGCGGCATCGGCTTCAGCAGCCCTCACCCCATCGAGCTGGGCACCCACCTGGCGATCAAGATGGTGCTAATGCCCCAGGCCCTTGGCCTGCTGCTGCGTGCCGTGGTCATTCACACCCAGCTTCGCGAGGATGGCCAGTTCGACATCGGCACCGAGTTCGAAGCCCTGACCGACGCCCAGCGCCAGTTGCTGGCGCGACACATTTTGCAGAAGCAGGCCCAGCAGCGACGCCTGGCCCGCGAACGCTCTTCCCCTGCCAGCTGA
- the mfd gene encoding transcription-repair coupling factor, with protein sequence MSVLRLPPLPSAAGKQHWGNLPGAALSLAIAEAASTGKRFTLLLTADSQTAERLEQELGFFAPDLDVLHFPDWETLPYDLFSPHQDIISQRVDTLYRLPEVKRGVLVVPITTALHRLAPTRFLLGSSLVLDVGQKLDVEQMRLRLEAAGYRCVDTVYEHGEFAVRGALIDLFPMGSDLPYRVDLFDDEIETLRTFDPETQRSIEKVESIRLLPAREFPLDKKAVTDFRGRFRERFDVDFRRCPIYQDLASGITPAGIEYYLPLFFEESATLFDYLPADTQVFSLPGIEQAAEQFWTDVRNRYEERRIDPERPLVPPAELFLPVEDCFARLKGSPRLVLSQEDIETGVGRERFSARALPDLAIQAKATEPLAALRRFIEEFPGRVLFSAESAGRREVLLEMLARLKLRPQEVEGWPAFIASSERLAITIAPLDEGLLLDDPGLALIAESPLFGQRVMQRRRRERRGDAGDNVIKNLAELREGAPVVHIDHGVGRYLGLITLEIDGQAAEFLALQYAEEAKLYVPVASLHLIARYTGSDDALAPLHRLGSETWQKAKRKAAEQVRDVAAELLDVYARRAAREGYAFKDPKADYATFSAGFPFEETPDQQAAIEAVVADMLTPKPMDRLVCGDVGFGKTEVAMRAAFVAVHSGKQVAVLVPTTLLAQQHYNSFRDRFADWPVTVEVMSRFKSAKEVEGAAQQLAEGKIDIIIGTHKLLQDDVRFKNLGLAIIDEEHRFGVRQKEQLKSLRSEVDILTLTATPIPRTLNMAVAGMRDLSIIATPPARRLSVRTFVMERQKTAIKEALLRELLRGGQVYYLHNEVATIEKCAAELAELVPEARIAVGHGQMRERELEQVMSDFYHKRFNVLVASTIIETGIDVPSANTIVIERADKFGLAQLHQLRGRVGRSHHQAYAYLLTPPRKQMTPDAEKRLEAIANAQDLGAGFVLATHDLEIRGAGELLGEGQSGQIQAVGFTLYMEMLERAVKAIRKGEQPNLEQPLGGGPEINLRVPALIPEDYLPDVHARLILYKRIASATDEDGLKELQVEMIDRFGLLPEPSKHLVRLTLLKLQAEKLGIKKVDAGPQGGRIEFAADTCVDPLVLIKLIQGQPKRYKFEGATLFKFQVPMERPEERFNTLEALFERLTPQ encoded by the coding sequence GTGTCCGTATTGCGCCTCCCGCCCCTGCCCTCCGCCGCCGGCAAGCAGCATTGGGGCAATCTGCCCGGTGCCGCCCTGAGTCTGGCCATCGCCGAAGCCGCCAGCACCGGCAAGCGATTCACCCTGCTGCTCACCGCCGACAGCCAGACCGCTGAACGCCTGGAGCAGGAGCTCGGCTTCTTTGCCCCGGACCTGGACGTCCTGCACTTCCCTGACTGGGAAACCCTGCCCTACGACCTCTTCTCGCCGCACCAGGACATCATTTCCCAGCGCGTCGACACGCTGTACCGACTGCCCGAGGTCAAGCGCGGCGTGCTGGTGGTACCCATCACCACCGCCCTGCACCGCCTGGCGCCGACCCGCTTCCTGCTGGGTTCCAGCCTGGTGCTGGACGTGGGCCAGAAGCTGGACGTCGAGCAGATGCGCCTGCGGCTGGAGGCGGCCGGCTACCGCTGCGTAGACACCGTCTATGAACATGGCGAGTTCGCCGTGCGCGGCGCCCTGATCGACCTCTTCCCGATGGGCAGCGACCTGCCCTACCGCGTCGACCTGTTCGATGACGAGATCGAGACCCTGCGCACCTTCGACCCGGAGACCCAGCGCTCCATCGAGAAAGTGGAGTCCATCCGCCTGCTGCCGGCCCGCGAATTCCCGCTGGACAAGAAGGCCGTCACCGACTTCCGCGGCCGCTTCCGCGAACGCTTCGACGTGGATTTCCGCCGCTGTCCCATCTACCAGGACCTGGCCAGCGGCATCACCCCGGCCGGCATCGAGTACTACCTGCCGCTGTTCTTCGAGGAGAGCGCCACCCTCTTCGACTACCTGCCAGCGGATACCCAGGTGTTTTCCCTGCCGGGCATCGAGCAGGCCGCCGAGCAGTTCTGGACCGATGTGCGCAACCGCTATGAGGAGCGCCGAATCGACCCCGAGCGGCCGCTGGTGCCGCCCGCCGAACTGTTCCTGCCGGTTGAGGATTGCTTTGCCCGCCTCAAGGGCTCGCCCCGCCTGGTGCTGAGCCAGGAAGACATCGAAACCGGCGTGGGCCGTGAGCGCTTCTCCGCCCGCGCCCTGCCGGACCTGGCCATCCAGGCCAAGGCCACCGAGCCCCTGGCCGCGCTGCGCCGATTCATCGAGGAGTTCCCCGGCCGCGTGCTGTTCAGCGCCGAATCCGCTGGCCGCCGCGAAGTGCTGCTGGAAATGCTCGCGCGCCTCAAGCTGCGCCCGCAGGAAGTCGAGGGCTGGCCGGCGTTCATCGCCAGCAGCGAGCGCCTGGCCATCACCATCGCGCCTCTGGATGAGGGCCTGCTGCTGGATGACCCGGGACTGGCGCTGATCGCCGAGAGCCCGCTGTTCGGCCAGCGCGTGATGCAGCGCCGCCGCCGCGAGCGCCGTGGCGATGCCGGCGACAACGTGATCAAGAACCTCGCCGAACTGCGCGAAGGCGCGCCCGTGGTGCACATCGACCACGGCGTCGGCCGCTACCTGGGACTGATCACCCTGGAAATCGACGGCCAGGCCGCCGAATTCCTCGCCCTCCAATACGCCGAGGAAGCCAAGCTCTACGTGCCGGTGGCCAGCCTGCATCTGATCGCCCGCTACACCGGCAGCGACGACGCCCTCGCGCCGCTGCACCGCCTGGGCTCGGAAACCTGGCAGAAGGCCAAGCGCAAGGCCGCCGAGCAGGTCCGCGACGTCGCCGCCGAACTGTTGGACGTCTATGCCCGCCGCGCCGCCCGCGAAGGCTATGCATTCAAGGACCCCAAGGCCGATTACGCCACCTTCTCCGCCGGCTTCCCGTTCGAGGAGACCCCGGACCAGCAGGCCGCCATCGAAGCCGTTGTGGCCGACATGCTGACGCCCAAGCCCATGGACCGCCTGGTGTGCGGCGACGTCGGCTTCGGCAAGACCGAAGTCGCCATGCGCGCCGCCTTCGTCGCGGTGCACAGCGGCAAGCAGGTGGCCGTACTGGTGCCGACCACCCTGCTCGCCCAGCAGCACTACAACAGCTTCCGCGACCGCTTCGCCGACTGGCCGGTAACCGTGGAAGTGATGAGCCGCTTCAAGTCGGCCAAGGAAGTGGAAGGCGCGGCGCAGCAGCTGGCCGAAGGCAAGATCGACATCATCATCGGCACCCACAAGCTGCTGCAGGATGACGTGCGCTTCAAGAACCTGGGCCTGGCCATCATCGACGAGGAACATCGCTTCGGCGTGCGCCAGAAGGAACAGCTGAAGTCCCTGCGCAGCGAGGTGGACATCCTCACGCTCACCGCCACGCCCATCCCGAGGACCCTGAACATGGCCGTCGCGGGCATGCGCGACCTGTCCATCATCGCCACGCCGCCGGCGCGCCGCCTGTCGGTACGCACCTTCGTCATGGAGCGGCAGAAGACCGCCATCAAGGAAGCCCTGCTCCGCGAGCTGCTGCGCGGCGGCCAGGTCTACTACCTGCATAACGAAGTGGCGACCATCGAGAAATGCGCCGCCGAGCTGGCCGAACTGGTGCCGGAGGCGCGCATCGCCGTCGGCCACGGACAGATGCGCGAACGCGAACTCGAACAGGTGATGAGTGACTTCTACCACAAGCGCTTCAACGTGCTGGTGGCCTCCACCATCATCGAAACCGGTATTGACGTGCCCAGCGCCAACACCATCGTGATCGAGCGTGCCGACAAGTTCGGCCTGGCCCAGTTGCACCAGCTACGCGGCCGCGTGGGTCGCAGCCACCACCAGGCCTACGCCTACCTGCTGACGCCACCGCGCAAGCAGATGACTCCGGACGCCGAGAAGCGACTGGAAGCCATCGCCAACGCCCAAGACCTCGGCGCAGGCTTTGTCCTCGCCACCCACGACCTGGAAATCCGTGGCGCCGGCGAATTGCTGGGGGAAGGCCAGAGCGGCCAGATCCAGGCCGTCGGCTTCACCCTCTATATGGAAATGCTCGAACGGGCAGTGAAAGCCATCCGCAAGGGCGAGCAGCCCAACCTCGAGCAGCCCCTTGGTGGCGGGCCGGAAATCAACCTGCGGGTGCCGGCGCTGATCCCCGAGGATTATCTGCCGGACGTGCATGCGCGCCTGATCCTCTACAAGCGCATTGCGTCGGCGACCGACGAGGACGGCCTGAAAGAATTGCAGGTGGAGATGATCGACCGCTTCGGCCTGCTGCCCGAGCCCAGCAAGCACCTGGTGCGCCTGACCCTGCTCAAGCTGCAGGCGGAGAAGCTCGGGATCAAGAAAGTCGACGCGGGCCCGCAAGGTGGCCGTATCGAATTCGCCGCCGACACCTGCGTCGACCCGCTGGTACTGATCAAGCTGATCCAGGGCCAGCCCAAGCGCTACAAGTTCGAAGGCGCCACCCTGTTCAAATTCCAGGTGCCCATGGAGCGCCCGGAAGAACGCTTCAATACCCTTGAAGCCCTGTTCGAACGCCTGACCCCGCAGTAG
- a CDS encoding FAD:protein FMN transferase has translation MGSRYEVKYVRSATGPSVERVRAEVEDILAEIDRQMSTYRADSDVARFNALPAGSCMALPAPMLELVTFAGELSRDSDGAFDMTVAPLLDLWGFGPQSRGNQVPSAEAIAATKAEVGHQHLRIRGQELCKDAAVQLDFNSIAAGYAVDRVVARLGELGVASALVEITGELKAIGRKPDGSPWRVAIEAPRDDRQVAQKIIPLDGLGVSTSGDYRNYFEEGGKRYSHTLDPKTGAPISHALAEVTVVDESALRADGLSTLLLVLGPDRGLAYAESHGLSAFFVSRAGDGFVTRESRRFRELFER, from the coding sequence ATGGGCAGCCGCTATGAGGTGAAATACGTGCGCAGCGCTACGGGCCCCTCGGTTGAGCGGGTGCGCGCCGAAGTGGAGGACATCCTCGCGGAGATCGATCGGCAGATGTCCACCTACCGTGCCGACTCCGATGTGGCGCGATTCAACGCTCTCCCGGCCGGCAGTTGCATGGCACTGCCGGCGCCCATGCTGGAGCTGGTGACATTCGCCGGCGAGCTATCCAGGGACAGCGACGGCGCTTTCGACATGACGGTGGCGCCACTGCTCGATCTCTGGGGGTTCGGTCCGCAGTCTCGTGGGAATCAGGTTCCCAGCGCGGAAGCCATCGCCGCCACAAAGGCCGAGGTGGGCCACCAGCACCTGCGCATTCGCGGCCAGGAACTGTGCAAGGACGCCGCGGTGCAGTTGGACTTCAACAGCATTGCAGCCGGCTACGCGGTGGATCGGGTCGTGGCGCGCCTGGGCGAACTGGGCGTGGCAAGCGCGCTGGTGGAGATTACCGGTGAACTCAAGGCCATTGGCCGCAAGCCCGATGGCTCGCCTTGGCGCGTCGCCATCGAGGCGCCACGGGATGATCGGCAGGTGGCGCAGAAGATCATCCCGTTGGACGGACTGGGTGTCTCCACATCCGGCGACTATCGCAACTACTTTGAAGAGGGTGGCAAGCGTTACTCCCACACCCTCGATCCGAAGACGGGGGCGCCCATCAGTCACGCGCTGGCGGAGGTCACCGTGGTGGACGAATCGGCGCTGCGGGCGGACGGTCTTTCAACGCTGCTGCTGGTGCTGGGGCCGGACAGGGGATTGGCTTACGCGGAAAGTCACGGCCTCTCCGCCTTCTTCGTGAGCCGTGCGGGAGACGGCTTCGTTACCCGGGAAAGCCGCCGTTTCCGCGAGTTGTTCGAGCGCTGA
- a CDS encoding glyceraldehyde-3-phosphate dehydrogenase, with product MWKVLPVTQKPDQCLGEWIDREALAEAMIPMIGQLYRNNNVVTSIYGRGLINRSVIAILKAHRFARHRLVDEAELSVHETFPILKAMSELKLGAASVDLGKMVAKFKAEGNGRSIEQFTKDELADVVGKQNGAAREGTDVVLYGFGRIGRLLARILIEKTGGGDGLRLRAIVVRKGAENDLVKRASLLRRDSVHGPFDGTIVIDEENNTLTANGNLIQVIYSNDPASIDYTAYGIKNALLVDNTGKWRDAEGLGQHLKCPGIDRVVLTAPGKGALKNIVHGINHGDITADDKIISAASCTTNAIVPVLKAVNDQFGIVNGHVETVHSYTNDQNLIDNFHKGSRRGRSAPLNMVITETGAATAAAKALPVLKGRLTGNAIRVPTPNVSMAILNLNLEKATSRDEINEYLRQAAMHSDLHKQIDYVSSQEVVSSDFVGSRHAGVVDAEATICNDNRVVLYVWYDNEFGYSCQVVRVMEEMAGVNPPAFPH from the coding sequence ATGTGGAAGGTACTGCCCGTGACTCAGAAGCCCGACCAGTGTCTCGGTGAATGGATCGATCGTGAAGCCCTCGCGGAAGCCATGATTCCGATGATTGGCCAGCTGTATCGCAACAACAATGTTGTGACTTCGATCTATGGCCGTGGCCTGATCAACCGCTCCGTGATCGCCATCCTCAAGGCTCACCGTTTTGCTCGTCACCGCCTGGTAGACGAAGCCGAGCTTTCGGTTCACGAAACCTTCCCGATTCTCAAGGCCATGAGCGAGCTCAAGCTGGGCGCCGCTTCCGTGGACCTGGGCAAGATGGTTGCCAAGTTCAAGGCCGAAGGTAACGGCCGCAGCATCGAGCAGTTCACCAAGGACGAACTGGCCGATGTGGTCGGCAAGCAGAACGGCGCTGCCCGCGAAGGCACCGACGTCGTCCTGTACGGCTTCGGCCGTATCGGCCGCCTGCTGGCCCGCATCCTGATCGAGAAGACCGGTGGCGGCGACGGCCTGCGCCTGCGCGCCATCGTCGTCCGCAAGGGCGCCGAGAACGACCTGGTCAAGCGCGCCAGCCTGCTGCGTCGTGACTCCGTGCACGGTCCGTTCGATGGCACCATCGTCATCGACGAGGAAAACAACACCCTGACCGCCAACGGCAACCTGATCCAGGTGATCTACTCCAACGATCCGGCCTCGATCGACTACACCGCCTACGGCATCAAGAACGCCCTGCTGGTGGACAACACCGGCAAGTGGCGCGACGCCGAAGGCCTGGGCCAGCACCTGAAGTGCCCGGGTATCGATCGCGTGGTCCTGACCGCTCCTGGCAAGGGTGCCCTGAAGAACATCGTTCACGGCATCAACCACGGCGACATCACCGCCGACGACAAGATCATCTCCGCCGCTTCCTGCACCACCAACGCCATCGTGCCGGTGCTGAAGGCAGTCAATGATCAGTTCGGCATCGTCAACGGCCACGTCGAAACCGTTCACTCGTACACCAACGACCAGAACCTGATCGACAACTTCCACAAGGGCAGCCGTCGCGGCCGCAGCGCTCCGCTGAACATGGTGATCACCGAGACCGGTGCCGCCACCGCAGCCGCCAAGGCCCTGCCGGTACTGAAGGGCAGGCTGACCGGCAACGCGATCCGTGTTCCGACTCCGAACGTCTCCATGGCGATCCTGAACCTGAACCTGGAAAAGGCCACCTCCCGCGACGAGATCAACGAATACCTGCGCCAGGCGGCCATGCATTCGGATCTGCACAAGCAGATCGATTACGTCTCCTCCCAGGAAGTGGTGTCCTCCGACTTCGTCGGTTCCCGCCACGCCGGTGTGGTTGATGCCGAAGCCACCATCTGCAACGACAACCGCGTTGTTCTGTACGTCTGGTACGACAACGAGTTCGGTTACAGCTGCCAGGTGGTTCGTGTGATGGAAGAGATGGCTGGTGTAAACCCGCCGGCTTTCCCGCACTAA
- the sthA gene encoding Si-specific NAD(P)(+) transhydrogenase has translation MAVYNYDVVVLGSGPAGEGAAMNAAKAGRKVAVVDNRPLVGGNCTHLGTIPSKALRHSVRQIMQYNTNPLFRQIGEPRWFSFPDVLKSAERVISKQVASRTGFYARNRVDVFFGTASFHDEQTVEVVCTSGVVEKLVAKQIIVATGSRPYRPADVDFHHPRIYDSDTILSLTHTPRRIIIYGAGVIGSEYASIFSGLGVLVDLIDNRDQLLSFLDDEISDALSYHLRNNNVLIRHNEEYERIEGLENGVILHLKSGKKIKADCLLWCNGRTGNTDKLGLENIGITVNSRGQINVDQYYRTEVSNIFAAGDVIGWPSLASAAADQGRSAAGSAVENDSWRFVDDVPTGIYTIPEISSIGKTEKELTQAKIPYEVGKAFFKGMARAQISHEPVGMLKILFHRETLEILGVHCFGYQASEIVHIGQAIMNQKGEANTIKYFVNTTFNYPTMAEAYRVAAFDGLNRLF, from the coding sequence ATGGCTGTCTACAACTACGACGTAGTGGTGCTGGGTTCCGGCCCGGCGGGTGAAGGTGCGGCGATGAACGCCGCCAAGGCCGGGCGCAAGGTGGCGGTGGTGGACAACCGTCCTCTGGTCGGCGGCAACTGCACCCACTTGGGCACCATCCCGTCCAAGGCCCTGCGCCACTCGGTGCGGCAGATCATGCAGTACAACACCAACCCGCTGTTCCGCCAGATCGGCGAGCCGCGCTGGTTCTCTTTCCCCGATGTGCTGAAGAGCGCCGAGCGGGTGATCTCCAAGCAGGTGGCCTCGCGCACCGGCTTCTACGCACGCAACCGCGTCGATGTGTTCTTCGGCACCGCCAGCTTCCATGACGAGCAGACCGTGGAAGTGGTCTGCACCAGCGGTGTGGTGGAAAAACTGGTGGCCAAGCAGATCATCGTCGCCACCGGCTCGCGCCCCTATCGCCCGGCTGATGTCGACTTCCACCATCCGCGTATCTACGACAGCGACACCATCCTCAGCCTGACCCACACGCCGCGCCGCATCATCATCTACGGAGCCGGCGTCATCGGTTCCGAGTACGCCTCGATCTTCAGTGGCCTGGGCGTGCTGGTGGACCTGATCGACAACCGCGACCAGTTGCTCAGCTTCCTCGACGACGAAATCTCCGACGCCCTCAGCTACCACCTGCGCAACAACAACGTGCTGATCCGCCACAACGAGGAGTACGAGCGCATCGAGGGTCTGGAGAATGGGGTGATCCTGCACCTCAAGTCCGGCAAGAAGATCAAGGCCGACTGCCTGCTGTGGTGTAACGGCCGTACCGGCAACACCGACAAGCTGGGCCTGGAGAATATCGGCATCACGGTCAACAGCCGTGGCCAGATCAACGTCGACCAGTACTACCGCACCGAGGTCAGCAACATTTTCGCCGCTGGCGATGTGATCGGCTGGCCGAGTCTGGCCAGTGCGGCTGCTGACCAGGGCCGCTCCGCCGCTGGCAGCGCAGTGGAGAACGACAGCTGGCGCTTCGTCGATGACGTGCCGACCGGCATCTACACCATTCCGGAGATCAGCTCTATCGGTAAGACCGAGAAGGAACTGACCCAGGCGAAGATCCCCTACGAGGTGGGCAAGGCCTTCTTCAAGGGCATGGCCCGTGCGCAGATCTCCCACGAGCCGGTGGGCATGCTGAAAATCCTTTTCCACCGCGAAACCCTGGAAATCCTTGGCGTGCACTGCTTCGGCTACCAGGCCTCGGAAATCGTGCACATCGGCCAGGCGATCATGAACCAGAAGGGCGAGGCGAATACCATCAAGTACTTCGTCAACACCACTTTCAACTACCCGACCATGGCGGAAGCCTACCGGGTGGCGGCGTTCGACGGCCTCAACCGGCTTTTTTGA